TAAGCAGGCAAACTACGCTGCTGGCCGATACGGTAAACAATAAAGCCGTTCAGTTTCTGGCCGATTTTTTAAAAAGCAAAGCCAACCTGGCTATACCGGTGCAGCACAACTCCGGTAAAAATGTGAGCAACAGCATGGTGCTTACCTCAACAGGTACCGAAAATATGCCCGCCGAAGGTTACCGGTTAACCATCACGCCCGACAAGGTAACAATTGCAGGTAAGGGAGCCGGGTTGTTTTATGGCATACAATCTTTCATCCAGTTATTCCCTGATGACAAGGCAGGAGCGATAAAACTGCCGTCGGTTGTGGTTGATGATTACCCCCGCTTTGGCTACCGTGGTTTTATGTTGGATGTATGCCGCCACTTTTTTACGGTGGAGGCTGTTAAAAAGTACATCGACCTGCTGGCCTATTACAAGCTCAATAACTTTCACTGGCATTTAACGGATGACCAGGGCTGGCGTATCGAGATCAAGAAATACCCTAAGCTTACCCAGGTGGCCAGCCGCAGGGCGCAAACGGTTATCGGTAATTATCACGACCGTACACCACAGCAATTTGACAATACCCCGCATGGCGGTTATTACACGCAGGAGCAGATTCGCGAGGTAGTTAAATACGCTGCCGACCGTTACATTAACGTAGTGCCCGAGATTGAGATGCCGGGCCATGCTATGGCAGCGCTCGCAGCATATCCTGAATTGAGCTGCGACCCAAGTCAGACTTACAAGGTTGCCGAAACATGGGGCGTATTCGAGAATGTTTTTTGCCCGAGCGAGAAAACGTTTTCATTTTTGCAGGACGTATTGACTGAGGTAATCGAGCTTTTCCCGAGCAAGTATATTCATATAGGGGGAGATGAAGTGCCTAAAGAGGCCTGGAAAAAATCGGCGTTCTGCCAGAAAATGATCCGCGATCTGAAACTTAAGGACGAGCATGGCCTGCAAAGTTACTTTATACAGCGTATGGAGAAATTTGTGAACACTAAAGGCCGCAGCATTATTGGCTGGGATGAGATATTGGAAGGCGGCCTTGCGCCAAACGCTACGGTAATGAGCTGGAGGGGTGAGTCGGGCGGTATTGAGGCGGCTCAGCAAAAGCATAACGTGATCATGACACCGGGCACAAATGGCCTCTATCTTGATCACGCACAAGATAAGCTATACCGCGAACCATTCGGCATTGGCGGTTACGCGCCGCTGGCCAAAACATACAGCTATAACCCAACGCCCGGCGCGCTTACGCCCGAGCAGCAAAAATACGTCATCGGCGTGCAGGCAAACTTATGGACGGAGTACATCGGTACTGAAAACAAGCTGGAGTACATGATGCTGCCAAGGCTTATCGCCCTGTCAGAAGTAGCCTGGTCGCAGCTGGCGAATAAGAACTTTACCAATTTTTCGCAGCAGCGCCTGCCACGGCATTTGGCACGGTTGGATGAATTGAAATACAACTACCGCCTACCGCCAGCCATTGGCGCTGTTGATACCATCATGTTTGCGCCGCAGCTTACGGTCGATCTAAAATCACCGGTTGAAGGTGCAAAAGTATATTATAATATTGACGGTTATCCGGTAACGGATAAAGATATTCTGTATAGTGCGCCTGTTACGTACACAGTGCCGCCGGGACAGTACCGCGAGCTGCAAACCATCGTGGTATCGCCATCGGGCAAAACCAGTCGGGTTGCCAAAACAACGGTTTACAATGTTGGGCCTTTGCCTGCGGTACAGTTTCAGGGTAACACCAAAGGTTTAAAGTACCAGGTTTATGCAGGCGCG
This genomic interval from Mucilaginibacter defluvii contains the following:
- a CDS encoding family 20 glycosylhydrolase — encoded protein: MYKKIALLLPLAFGLSVNQLNAQNTDSNPGIIPAPASVRKTAGEFTLSRQTTLLADTVNNKAVQFLADFLKSKANLAIPVQHNSGKNVSNSMVLTSTGTENMPAEGYRLTITPDKVTIAGKGAGLFYGIQSFIQLFPDDKAGAIKLPSVVVDDYPRFGYRGFMLDVCRHFFTVEAVKKYIDLLAYYKLNNFHWHLTDDQGWRIEIKKYPKLTQVASRRAQTVIGNYHDRTPQQFDNTPHGGYYTQEQIREVVKYAADRYINVVPEIEMPGHAMAALAAYPELSCDPSQTYKVAETWGVFENVFCPSEKTFSFLQDVLTEVIELFPSKYIHIGGDEVPKEAWKKSAFCQKMIRDLKLKDEHGLQSYFIQRMEKFVNTKGRSIIGWDEILEGGLAPNATVMSWRGESGGIEAAQQKHNVIMTPGTNGLYLDHAQDKLYREPFGIGGYAPLAKTYSYNPTPGALTPEQQKYVIGVQANLWTEYIGTENKLEYMMLPRLIALSEVAWSQLANKNFTNFSQQRLPRHLARLDELKYNYRLPPAIGAVDTIMFAPQLTVDLKSPVEGAKVYYNIDGYPVTDKDILYSAPVTYTVPPGQYRELQTIVVSPSGKTSRVAKTTVYNVGPLPAVQFQGNTKGLKYQVYAGAFGNTGRIESGGLLDTGMAKTFSPLSFKKENINFGVIYSGYINVDTDGVYGFATSSDDGSVLLIDDQPVVDNDGRHNLYEQGGSVALQKGFHKITVKYFNINPSAILRVYMTMPGKPKGELSPESILN